In Poecile atricapillus isolate bPoeAtr1 chromosome 1, bPoeAtr1.hap1, whole genome shotgun sequence, the sequence AAAGCTTTCCTCAAACGGCAGCAGCCTGAGTCCAGGTAGTCTTTTTCTCCCTTGAGATTAAACATCCTCCCTGTGGTCTGCCTGCAAATCCTTCCTGTAGTTCCTGAGGCAGAACAACTCTGACCCCACAAAGATGTCTCAGACTATGGACAGAAGGTTATGCTGTTGTAATACCAGGTCTCTGAGTAATGACTTTTTATATTACAGAGGTGCATTTAGAGCAATTCAAGAGCACTTGTGCAGTGAAAAGAATCCCTGGAATGAAACTTTCCTTATATTGAAAATTATTATCATCAATTCCTGACCTACAGCAAATTTCTGTCCAGCAAGGGAAGTAAATATTTGATCTCTTTTCCTCCattgtttttgtttctcctcTCTTCCCCAAAGACTGACAAAAACCGTCAGAGTGTAATGGCAAAGACACATCTCAGAAtttctcacctttttttttggctttcagTGCCTGTGCCCAGCAATGTTGTCCTCTGGATTGTGTGACATAGGGTGCAGCTCAAGTCCTTGTGTCATCCTGCAGCGCTGGGCTGGGCAGCCACTGTTTAAAAAGCCATGTTTTCAGCGTGACCCTCCAGGCAGCCAATCACTCACGGGGGAAATACCTCCTCTCTGTGGGCATGACCACTCAGACGTGAACCACTTCCCCCTCCTCTCTTTGCAGTGTCatggaaacattattttttacaaCTTCTCCCTTCCTCAGCTGTTCTTGCAAGAGCTGTCCATACAAACGTTGCACTGGTGTTGTGTCCTATTTGAGGCCCTGAGATGCTCTGGTTTCACAGCCCCTGAAGATGAAGTTTTAGTGCTGCTCAGGTAGAGAAATTTTAAGTCCTCTCCCATAATATCTTTGTTGGAGCTGTCACACATCTGTCACCACAGTGGGTCCTCTTTTGAcccacagcctctcccagcacagTTCAGCAACTTATGGACTCCCTACTGCTTCATGCAACCTTGCACCCACACTTCCCACCTCAGCAATTTCAGATGCCCAAACCCTGCTTGTGCCGCCCTCAACATGGAGCTCTGGGGTCAGGAGCTCTGTCAGGGCACCTTCATACCCCACAGCCTTTCAGCACAGTCCTTCAACACCTCAGGCACTTCCAATTTCACAAAATCCCTCCAGCCCCATGCCTTTCACTTCCAATTTCACAACTTCCCCCTGAATAGAGCTTCAGGCTCTTCCTCACCTTGTGTCTCCTGAACAGACAGAACCCACCAGCACCCACCCACAACATCCCAGTCCTGTCCATGCACTCAATGTCCAGGAGCCATCCAGATCCACCTGCCAAAGggcacagaaacagagaaaatgcCTTTGTCCTTTCCTGACATCCTTACAGGAAACTATTCTGGGGAAGTACCAGCCTCTCTTCTTAGTCCCTTGGGCCAGGGAAGTAAAGGAACAAGAATGTGACACCACCCAAATCGCTGCCATGTATGTCAGTGGGCACAGGAATGGGCAGATTTGGGGTAAGTCCAAATTTGCTTAGCAGGTCAAAAACACGTTTGTAcatcttcagcttcttttgTCATctgttcttcctcttcctttcccaaagATTGTAAGACTGGTTTTACTTTCTTACCAAATGCTACTTCCTATAGTGGTTATTGTCAACCCTCATTAACCTGGCCAGGACTCCAGGCTATTGtgtaaaattgtatttaaaataaaacgctctttttatttcagagCACTATTTAATCTCCTCTTTAATTTGAGGgtttccattttctctgcatGGATTGTTGGCATTCCATGTTGGGAGACATTCAAAATGCCTTTGTTGTTATTGGGCCATTCTGAATTTCAGTAAATGTCAGCAAAACAGAGATGGGCAGTGGATGAAACTATTTATTGATGCACCTAAATAACAAATTGAAAATACATAGTACACTTCAGAGCACTTTTGGGTTGAAGTAATACACAAATTCGTTGAgctctggaatggtttgggttggaagggactttaaagctcatccagttctacccccagccatgggcagggacaccttccactatcccaggttgctccaacctgtcctggaacacttccagggatggagcagccacatcttctctgggcaacctgtgtcAGGGCATCACCACCCTCAGAGGAAAGAATTTATTACCAATAACCCATCTAAGCCGACCTTCTGTCATTCAAAACCATTTCCCCTAACTGATTAGGTGAATAGATCAATTTCTTTCCAGAGGAAAGCCCGGAGTGGCAAAGGCTGAACTCAGCTGACTTCCACAGATGTACAAGAGCTgacttcctcccctccctcagtTTCCCAGATTgtaaaataaggatttttttttacttattctTAACTTCACTGACCTTTGCTGAAACATGCAAGTTCTTACAAAAGGCCTTATTCCTGGGTTACCAGTGATGAAATTTCATAGAAAAAGGGACTTGGAGGGTCATCAAGAAGTGACCCAAGCCACCTTCTGTCTCTTTTCTACTTAATACTAGAAACCTcccagattaatttttttttttttcatgagggcttgtggagttttttttggGATACACAATGATTTAAAAATCCTCACAATTTTATTATTACTCACAGTGCTATAAATCCCAAGCTGTGGATCCAAAAGGCTTTTACACTTGGGAAATGCACACAACATGGATTAATGGCAGAGTCAAGGAATGCTAACTCGACCAGGTCACATCATATGCTTGCCCAATTTAATATTCAGCTAATCCATTGGCTGTTATTTCcaagaatcatggaattgttaaggttggagAAGCCCTCCAAggtcactgagtccaaccattccgCAGCAGTGCCACCACTAACACATGTCCCCAGGTACCACTTCCACATGTTTCAAATCCCTCCAGATTCATGGTGattccagcactgctctcaGTAAaatgtgccagggctggaccaCCCTGtgagtgaagaaatttttcctcaaATCCATTCTAAACTTCACCTGGCAGGACGGGATTAATTTCTCCTCTGAGCATTCTCTGAGCATCCACAcctccctcctccagccccaagAGCCCTTGAGCTGggagatttccttggagagggTGGAGGAGGTCTGCGTAAACAGGGAATTAAGCCCTGGAGGAGggagatttccttggagaggtTTGAGGAAAGTTActtaaacagtattttttctctctgcttgctGGGTTGTCTGTGCACCCTTCAGTGCCCACACTACCTCCAAGCAGCTCTAaaacaggcaggaaaagccAGGATATGCTTGGTGATACAAGAAAGCAAGGAATTAAATTAGGTGGGATTTAAAAAGGCACCTCCTAAGGAAGTGTTGGAAGCTTTTCAGAAGCTGTTCTATGTTCTTTAAAGCCTCTACCAGGAAAAGGAGGTGTTGGGGACATAAAATCTTACAGTTCTTACACAACATTAGATCTCCAAACACAGAGGAGGTAAGTTTTCCAGgatcttttccctttcctcttttctttccttttcctgatttcctttcctcttttttttttttgttttcctgccctTCTTGACAAAtgtgaaaatacaaaaagaaatttcCCCTGAAGCTGTCAACCATCCCTGGCTCTCTTTGGCTGTAATCATGTGCACAACTGGTTTTGCAGTCCCAAATCAGGTTATTGAATTCTTTTTCAATTAACCACCTAAGATTTTAGGGGAAAACCCTTGCAATAGGGGGAAGGTGCAATTccttatccttttttttttttttaattataacaGTCcacattgtatttatttatttatatagtgAAATTGATTGCACTATATCATGTATCTCAAGTGAGTgactgaaaaaattattttagaggtAAGACCCCCATTTTATCGCCTTTCTTGAGTATGTTTTACCTCCTGTCAGTAAAACTGCAAGCACAGGAAAAGTCCCAGACTTTCCCAACTTCCTTGTTAGGCTTCACTTTTTTGAGTTTGAGAgcaattttgtttcttctacATTTCAGCATTTCCTGTGTGTGCTTGATCAGCTTTTTGCTCTACAGGACTTTCTGATTTTGctctattttaaaatcataaaatagGAGCCTGGATCAGATGGATCCAATCCCGAAGGGATCCAGtgggtggcatccctgcccatggaagtgAGGTTGGAACTAGGTGGTCTCTAGGtttggtcccttccaacccaaaccattccaggagtctatgattctatggcTGTGCCTCAtacaaggaaaattaaatacGTAGAGGGggaagaacaacaaaaaaacaaaaacaaatttaaaaagcacttgATGGACTTAATGCTAATACTATGTATTTCTTAGAGAGAATGCACTTCTgataaagaattattttttaagaaagaaaaaacgGATTAATAATTTTGTCTTTATCTTTCCATATTTCCAGGCTCTACACTGCACATTGTTCAGTAGATTGGTAAAGAAAACTCCAGCAGCATGAAGGAATTCATCTTCCTGGGCCTCTCAGAGAACCAAGAGgtgcagaaaatatattttgtggTGTTCCTGATTTTCTACATTCTCACAGTGTCAGGAAATCTCCTCATAGTTCTCACTGTGACGAACAGCCAGCACCTGAACTCCCCCATGTACTTCTTTCTCTGCCACCTGTCCTTTGTAGATGTTTGTTACTCCTCTGTCACAGCTCCCCAAATGATTTCTGGCTTCCTGGTGGAAAATAACACCATTTCCTTTGCAGGCTGCATAGGGCAACTCTTTGGGCTTCATTTTTTTGGCTGCACAGAGACTTTCATCCTGACAGCCATGGCCTATGACCGCTACGTGGCCATCTGCCGGCCCCTGCACTACCCGTGCTCATGTCCCACCGCCTGTGCGGCCGTATGGTGGGGGTCTCCTGGGCAGGGGGCTTCCTGCATTCCACTCTCCAGACCCTGCCCACAGCCCTTCTCCCTTTCTGTGGCCCAAACAAAGTCCCCCACTACTTCTGTGATGTCCGTCCCTTGCTCCACCTGGCCTGTGCCGACACACGTGCCGAGGGCCTGGCCACGGTGGCCAACAGCGGAGTCATATCCCTGAGCTGCCTCCTCATCCTGGTCACATCCTACGTGGTCATCCTGCTTTCCCTGAGGGGCCAGACACTGGTGGGGTGGCACAAGGTCATGTCCACGTGTGGGTCCCACATCACTGTGGTGATTCTGTTCCTTGGGCCCAGCACTTTTGTTTACATCTGCCCGTCCAGTGACCTGTCCGAGGACAGGAGCGTGGCCTTGTTCTACACGCTCATCCCACCCATGCTCAACCCCCTCATCTACACCCTCCGGAACAGGGAGGTGAAGGGAGTCATGAGGAAACTGTGCAGGAGGAGAGTGGGAAGCAAAAATGGGAAGGGGTAGGGCTGTGGTCATGTTCCTAAAGGATCAGAGAAAATCAAGCATGTTTTGCTATAATTTCTTCTGTGACAATGCCCCAAAACATGCCTTTCAAAGAACAGCTGGCTGTTGTCTCCTGCTGTCATTAGGAAGGCactaaaaggttttttttatgaTGGGAAAAACATTGGGAACTCTGGCATTCCCTTTCTATTGCTTGTCAATGAACACAGGCCCAGACCACAGCCTCCTGAGCAACTGCAACATCAGTGCTTAAATActgttaaaaatactgaaaatgttaTCCAGGTAGAACATcccataagaaaaaaaaaaaaaccaaaccaaaaaaaccctgatatTAAGAGCTAGTTGGGTGGTTTGCTGATGAAGGAACAGGAGGGGAAATTTCCCCCCTTCCACTCCCACTTCAACAAATCCTTTCTGCCCcgttccaggccaggctggatggggctgggatcaACCTGGTCTagggaaaggtgtccctgcccatggcagggggttggagcaagatggtctttaaggtaccttccaacccaaacagcTATTCTGCAATTCCATAATTATCCTGTAATTCTATCTGCTTCACCTATCTCTAGCCAACACAgcactaaataaaataaatgtatttttaaatgctttagaGGTGAACaccagtggggtttttttagaggTCTCACTTCTGGGTGCTGCTGAGCAAATATTCACCCATAGCATATGGAAGGTGGCACTGGAAACAGTATCAAGCTCTTCTACACTTTGCCAAGAATTCTTACAAGAATTTCATACTTAAGCTCAAAAGTTGCTTCTGTGCTTTACTGTGTCAGTAAAAATACCTGGTGAGCAAGGAAAGCTTGCCACAAACCTTTGTGCATTTTTTGACGTGATTTCCTGAATTACTTCTTGTTTTAAAGTTGTAAGTCAGGTGTCTAAGGGATAACATCAGtgatatttttgctttgtgctGTCAACATGTAAGTTAGTAAGAAATAAGATTGTAGATGAGAAATACTGGGTTAGGACGGAAAGCAAAATTTGTATCCATTTATATGAATTTATATAAATGTTCTATGTAAGAGACATCTTTACTCTGATGTTTGTCTCTAGGGTCTACACTAATAACTACCCAAAGAACAATTTTAGCTCTTTGCCCACTGAtgatttctgacaaaacacCTTTTGCCTCTGGGATCTCATTACCCCTGATAGTCTTGTGCTTCTGTTGTGTGATTTACTTGAACTATTTCTGCTACAGAAATAATTGTACTTGAAGATGctcctggaggttttttgtttgttttttggtttttttttgcagaaaggGAAATACATACAGAAGGTTGGGCTGTTCTTTTCAGAGCTCAGAGTTGGCAGAGATACAGAGATGCTTATAACTTCTGAGCAGTACCTTGCAGAGAGTTTTTGATGGAACTGAGAGGTTCTGATGGAACCCCCTGAAGTGGTTTGGGGAGGTTATCAGAGGAGCGGCAGCAAGTGAGCTCTCTGGAAgtgttctgggatttttcctttgttttgctCAGGCCCCACTGAAATCGTGCCTTTGCAAAGCAACATTCCTGGTGAGTGACTTTTGTGAGGTCTATTTTTTGAtttagggggggaaaaaaaaaaaaatctgttacagatttagaatcccagaatggtttgggttggaaggtaccttaaagctcatctttttctgaccctctgccatgggcagggccattgaccaggttgctccaagccctgtccagcttGGTCTTGAGCACTTTCAGGAATATCACACACTAGTGATCTTTGTGTTCTGCATGAGAATGCTGTAAGGGTGGATTTGTAGGTGTTTGTCAGTAAGGAGGGTCATCAACATCTTATTCTCTACCCCAGCGTCACTACAGGTGTATTTAGGGGGTGTTCCACACCACAACCAGGACCTGGGTATTATTTCTACCACCCTTCTCAGCTAAATAATCAGAGCTTTTTATTACGCATGTCAGTGAAATAGTCTGGATTGGATTTCACTGTTAATCCTTTAGGGAAGCattggctttaaactgaaattgtCCCAAAAAGACAGCAGAAGAAATACAGTAGATATTCAACATACCAGAGGACAATGTGTGAGTCCTGTTAATGTCCCCTGTCTAATGATCTGGACTTTTAGATCTTTTAAGGCAGCTTTGTTTAATGCTGTTAGCATCATAGACATCTGGTTTCTTTCTTGTAACCTCCTGCTTGCTGAGTTATAAACTCCTTGGCAGAAGTGAAGGAATTTTCTGGAGTGATTTTAAATGGACAAGTGCATTCCTCTGCTGGTCCCACTTTAACCTCCACAGGACAGTGAGTGTATTTGTCTGctgaaaaacttttaaaattcctttaaaaaatagagAGGTGGAGAAACCGTGTGGGGTTTCGTAGCTTTTGCTGTGTTAGAAACTCCAATTGCTCCAGCGAGGAACCTCCCAGACCTGGTTTCTGCGCATGTATTTCCATCTTCAGAATGGATAACTGGAGAGCCCTTTCCTCAATTTAGAGGAGTGTCATTAGGATCAGAACATGGAACAGCTCATGCTTAAGAATGACAGCATTTGCTTCAGTCATGGCACTTCAaatttccagcaggaaaaagcacagcacagcattTTTCCAGCATTCATGGTTCTTGTTATCTGAGAGCAGGATGTGCTGGAATCACCATTCCTGAAGGGATTTAAAAGCAGTATGGATAtagcacttggggacatggtttagtggagGACTTGGCATTGCTGGGGGGATGATTGGATGCAATGGTTTTACAGGGCTTTTCCAACTAACAATTCCATGATCCTGTGATTTCTCCCTGACAGAATGGGAGCACACCAACTACAATGCAGGAAAATTGTGGTCAGAGTGAGTTCAGGGCAGAAGGTCAGTGTGGAGGGGCCAAAGACCTGAATAGGGACAGAAGGGGGGGTGACTGCAAACTCTGCTTTCTGTCATTTATGACATGacattttgctttctgcagcagcaaatGCATCCTGCTCACATCATCCATGAGCCTTGGAGCTGTAGCacattcccttcccttcctgacCTGTGCCATGGGAGTCTGAGCTGCAGCAATGACACAGGACAACTTCTCCCAGGTGACCGAATTCATCCTCCTGGGGCTCTCTGACACGCAGGAGCTGCAATTCTTCTTCTTCACCCTCTTCCTCCTAGCCTATGCCATGGTCCTGCTGGGCAACCTCCTCATCATCGTGACAGTCAGGGCTGACCCCAAGCTCTCCTCGCCCATGTACTTCCTCCTCTGCAATCTGTCCTTCATTGATATCTGCTACACCTCTGTCACTGCTCCCAGGGTGCTGGTGGCCCTGCTCTCAGGACACAAAGCCATTGCCTTTGAGGGCTGCATAGCCCAGCTGTTTTTCCTGCACTTTGTGGGTTCCTCAGAGATGTTCCTCCTGACGGTGATGGCGTTTGACCGCTACACGGCCATCTGCAGGCCCCTGCACTACACAGCCATCATGGCCCGCAGGGCCTGCTGGGCCCTGGTTgctgcctgctgggctgggggctttATCCATTCCATTGTCCAGACTGTGCTCACACTCCAGCTGCCCTTCTGTGGCCCCAACATGATCCACAGCTATTTCTGTGACGTGCTACCTGTCGTCCGCCTGGCCTGCACTGACACCACCCTCACCGAGTGGCTCATGGCCTCCAACAGTGGCCTCATATCCCTGGGCTGCTTCCTGGTGCTGGTGGCCTCCTACGTGCTCATCCTGGCCAAGGTTCGGGCCTGCGTCTCCCAGGGGCACTGGAAGGCCCTGTCCACCTGCGCCTCACACGTCATGGTCGTCACCCTGCTCTTCATGCCCTGCATCTTCACCTACCTGAGGCCCGCTGGGACCTTGCCCACCAACAAGTACATCTGTGTCATCTACACAACCTTCTCACCCATGATGAACCCCCTCATCTACACCCTGAGGAGCAGTGAGGTGAAGGAATCCATGTGGAGACTGTGGAAGCGCTGCAGAGCCTCCTGAGACAAGTTCAGTTGACAGAACCCTGGAGTTACACCCAGAGTTAACACCTGGAGTCACATTCCTACTCAACTCCTACACAATAATGACTTATTGTCCGTGGCTAAAGCCTGCAGACTTCAAATTATGTacaaatacatttatatacCAATATAactattaatattaaaaatccaTGCTGAAAACCCCAAACTTATGAAACACTTTCACTCATGTGGGAtcataattttcaaataaatatataaatgagTCCAGGGTGAGGCTTGTCTCCCTCTCTGACAtgcttttcctgtgctgtgacaGCAGACAGCAGAGGTACATGCACTAGAtgtccccaaattcacccaCCAACCCTGGAAGATAAAGACAGCACAGATTCTGCTTGTAGGGTTTTCTTTAGACATGTAAGACTATTTTTAGTCACAATTCTCTCACAGAAGTGGATTATTAAAATCATACAAGGCACAGTATAtggaggaagcagaaggagTGGAGACAGACTTGGGACAAGGGCATGGAGGCAGGACaagaatggcttcacactgacacagggtaggtttagatgggatattgggaagaaattcttccctatgGTGGCATGGGTTTC encodes:
- the LOC131574780 gene encoding olfactory receptor 4D5-like, whose amino-acid sequence is MTQDNFSQVTEFILLGLSDTQELQFFFFTLFLLAYAMVLLGNLLIIVTVRADPKLSSPMYFLLCNLSFIDICYTSVTAPRVLVALLSGHKAIAFEGCIAQLFFLHFVGSSEMFLLTVMAFDRYTAICRPLHYTAIMARRACWALVAACWAGGFIHSIVQTVLTLQLPFCGPNMIHSYFCDVLPVVRLACTDTTLTEWLMASNSGLISLGCFLVLVASYVLILAKVRACVSQGHWKALSTCASHVMVVTLLFMPCIFTYLRPAGTLPTNKYICVIYTTFSPMMNPLIYTLRSSEVKESMWRLWKRCRAS
- the LOC131574781 gene encoding LOW QUALITY PROTEIN: olfactory receptor 4S2-like (The sequence of the model RefSeq protein was modified relative to this genomic sequence to represent the inferred CDS: inserted 1 base in 1 codon); this encodes MKEFIFLGLSENQEVQKIYFVVFLIFYILTVSGNLLIVLTVTNSQHLNSPMYFFLCHLSFVDVCYSSVTAPQMISGFLVENNTISFAGCIGQLFGLHFFGCTETFILTAMAYDRYVAICRPLHYPXLMSHRLCGRMVGVSWAGGFLHSTLQTLPTALLPFCGPNKVPHYFCDVRPLLHLACADTRAEGLATVANSGVISLSCLLILVTSYVVILLSLRGQTLVGWHKVMSTCGSHITVVILFLGPSTFVYICPSSDLSEDRSVALFYTLIPPMLNPLIYTLRNREVKGVMRKLCRRRVGSKNGKG